GAGTAGATTCCTCACTACAAAGGCAAAATACGCAAGTAAAAGAGGATCCAAGGTGGCGACGAAGGAGATTTGCTCGAGATGGGGTGATATCCTTGCAAATACACTAAGCCGCCATCTTAACATTATAGGGGAACACGAGCATTCCAGATTCGTTTTCACAGTAAACCAAGGCTACACCCAAAATGGGAGGACGAAGCAAAGTTGCCAGAATTCAGGATCCATCGAGCAGCAAGATGGTATGCACTTTTAACCAAGAAGAGTCCTTTGGAATCGTAGTGCCAAAGCAACTCGTCCCTAGGCCTATGGAAGCTAAAAGGCAGAGATAGAATCGCATTGGCTTCCAAGTCATAAAATAAGGCACATATCAGGGAAGCCTTCCATTGTTGATTATCAATCAACTAGCAAACCGCGACAGAGAGCAGTTCGAGGGGCAAGAGAAGAAAATCATCAATTTGGAAGACAAAGGTACCCATCGACCCTTCCAAATATTGGCATCGGCACTAGTTTTGATTTGCCACCGAGAGCCCAACTCGATGATGAGGCAAGCTGAGCACAGACTTCTCCAGCAATAGGGCTCTGTTTCCCACGGATGCTTCCAAAAATGATGAGTTAGGAAACTACTTAGCCTTCAATACACGAGTAACCAGCGAGGATTAGTCGTGGATAAGCCTTCAACGCTGTTTAGTCAATAGAGTAAGGTTGAAAGAATAGAGGTTCCTGAAACCTAAGCCACCTTCGTTTTTCAGAGTACAAAGTCAATCCCAAGAGATCCATTGAATCTTTCAAGCGTCGTCCACACCGTTCCACCAAAATTTGACCACCATTTTGTTGAGCCCATCACAAAAATATTTAGGTAGAAGGAAACAATTCATGGTGTATAAGGGAATGGCTTGAGCAACAACTTTGATCAATAGTTTCTTCAGCCGAACTTAAGAGTTTACATTTATAACTCTAAAGGCGTTTCCACAATCGTTCCTTGATATGACCGAAACATGCCCCCTAATTATGTCTCACCTGTGTTGGGAGGCCCAAATACACATGCCTATAGACCCGGTCGATGCTGAGAATGCCAGCCAAATGATCATGATCTCCTCGTGAAATGTTTTGACTAAAGTAAACGGCGCTCTTAGATAGGTGGTCACTGCCCCGAGGCCCCCTCATAAAAGTTCATAATTGACTTAATCTCGGAGCAGTCATCCTTAATGGCGGTTGAATAAGAGGCAATTGTTTACAAAAATAAGGTGGTGGATTAGTAGCGTGCTACAATGGATGGAGATCCTCATAATGGCACCATTCATGTGTCATTGATCAATAAGTGTAGAAATTCCTTCGGCATAGAGGAGGAATAAATAGGGTGAGAGGGGGTGTCCCTGGCGGATACCATGAGAGGGGAGGAGGTAACCACATGGAAAGCCATTCACAATGATAGAGTAGGTGGCCGAGGAAACACATTGCATGAGAGGATTTACCCAATGAACGGAGAAgcccaattttgtcaaaattgagCATATAGACTAAGGTTGAAAGAATAGAGGTTCCTGAAACCTAAGCCACCCTCGTTTTTCAGAGTACAAAGTCAATCCCAAGAGATCTATTGAATCTTTCAAGCGTCGTCCACATCGTTCCACCAAAATTTGACCACCATTTTGTTGAGCCCATCATAAAAATATTTAGGTAGGTGGTCACTGCCCCGAGGCCCCCCTCATAAAAGTTCGTAATTGACTTAATCTCGTAGCAGTCATCCTTAATGTCTCGGTTGAATAAGAGGCAGTTGTTTACAAAAATAATGTGGTGGATTGGTAGCGTGCTACAATAGATGGAGATCCTCAGAATGGCACCATTCATGTGTCATTGAGCAATGAGTGTAGAAATTCCTTCGGCACAGAGGAGGAATAAATAGGGTGAGAGGGGGTGTCCCCGGTGGATACCATGAGAAGGGAGAAGGTAGCCACATGGAAAGCCATTCACAATGATAGAGTAGGTGGTTGAAAGAATAGAGGTTCCTGAAACCTAAGCCACCCTCGTTTTTCAGAGTACAAAGTCAATCCCAAGATATCCATTGAATCTTTCAAGCGTCGTCCACACCATTCCACCAAAATTTGACCACCATTTTGTTGAGCCCATCATAAAAATATTTAGGTAGGTGGTCACTGCCCCGAGGCCCCCCTCATAAAAGTTCATAATTGACTTAATCTCGGAGCAGTCATCCTTAATGGCTCGATTGAATAAGAGGCAGTTGTTTACAAAAATAAGGTGGTGGATTGGTAGCGTGCTACAATAGATGGAGATCCTCAAAATGGCACCATTCATGTGTCATTGATCAATGAGTGTAGAAATTCCTTCGGCACAGAGGAGGAATAAATAGGGTGAGAGGGGGTGTCCCTCGCGGATACCATGAGAGGGGAGGAGGTAGCCACATGGAAAGCCATTCACAATGATAGAGTAGGTGGCCGAGGAAACACATTGCATGAGAGGATTTACCCAACGAACGGAGAAGCCCAATTTTGTGAGGATCATGTTCAAGTAGCCCTACTTGATGTGATTGTACGCTTTGCTCATATCAAGTTTATTAACTATTTGCCCTTTCTTCCCTCTTTTTCATTTAAACAGAGTCTGGCCAACCTTAGTAGAATGGTATTGTTTGAAATAAGGTGATTAGAAATAAAGGCACTTTGGTTTAGCGAGATGATGCTCGGCATAGTAGCTTTCATGCGGTTCACCAACATCTTTGATGCAATCTTCTAAAGCACAATGCATAAACTAATAGGCCAGAGATGGGACATCTCGGAAGGCAGAAACTGTTTGGGAATCACGGTTATATGAGTAAAATTGATCTTGCGAATGATCCAACCAGATTCCAGAAAGAATATAATGGCAGTGGATACGTTAACTCCAACAATCGCCCAATATTTATGGAAAAAACAATGGTGACATGTCGTCCTGCCCTAGAGAAGTGGACGGTTGCATCTAGAAAATGGCATTTTTCACCTCCTCCATGATGAAGGGGGAGTTAAATCACAATTCATATCTTCTGAGATTTTACGGTCCACAACATCCACGATGACCTGAGAGTTCCGATCACGAGTGGAGAAAATATCAAACAAGTAATTAGTCACCACAAATTCAATCCCACTCAGATTCAAATGTCATCTCCCTGATCATCCCAGAGTTTAACAATTCGGTTATTTGATTTTCTGGCATTTGCACTTTGATGGAAAAACTTGGAGTTTCAATCGCTGTCCTTCAACCGTAAAACCCGCGAGCGTTGCCTCAAAATACCTTTTTTTATTATGAGCAAGGATAAAACCAAGTCGATTACGAACCTCATTAATAGCAGTTAAGCGAGAATTAAAGGTCTTCTGCTTCCACTTGAGAAGGGCAACGCGAATGACCTTAATTTTTTCGGTGACACAGAGGTATGTGACCAGGCTCTATGAATAATCTCTTGGCAATCCTCATTCTTTGTCCAACATTTCTCAGGGGACGTCATGAATCTTAACTAAAATGAAGATGTGGTCAGACTTGCTAGGCTTGAGATGAGTGACACACGAATGGGGGAATCGAAAGTGCCATTTTGTGCAGGCAAATAAACGATCTAGACGTTCTTTGATTCCTCCATTTCGAGAGGTCATCCATGTGAATTTTTCCCCGAAGAAGCCTCAAGTCCCGCATATTACAGTCAGAGATGGCCTCccaaaaatctaaaatttgGCCCATTGGACGAAGATTCCCCCTTCCTTTTCCTCCAAACGAAGTATCTCGTTAAAATATCCACTGCAAAGCCATGTGAGCAGGGAGGAAGCAGCAAGAGAACAGAGAAGTTACCAAGATTGAACACACCCAAAGGGAGAAGGGTGTCCGTAGAATCCGGTTAAACGTCAATGGACCGCATCACCAATACCCCCAATTTAGAGTCAATGTGAAATTATGAAGAGGAAATTACACAGAGTAGGATCTCCGAGCGCCATAGTTGACTAAGGCCCCAGATTGTCCCAAAGAATTGACCCCGAAAGCATAATCAAAACCCAGCTTGAATTTTACCGAATCTAAATCTAAAGCACTGCATTTTATTTAAGAGAGAAATACAACATTAAGATCTTGAAGCTGCAGCAAAACACGCAGCGCTTGAACTATACGGTGGTTCCCAAGCCCCCGACAGTTCCAAAATAACGTGATCATGGTTGTTAGCGGGGCTGAAGGATCTTAGCTGTTGCCATTTGAATTTTGCCTTTACCCAGACCTTTCGATCTTTCCAACTAGCCTGCATGTTTAGCATTTCCTTAGAGGGGCTTATGATAAGATCACTCAAATTCTCTAGAGAGATATCATTTTTTGTGTAAGCTAAATCCCTCGATTAACCACGATTAACCCTAGACTTGGTTTTCTGTTTGTTGAATCTACCTTTATTGTTGGAAAGCCAGAGGGTTCTGCTAAAGTTTGGAGATAAGTTGACATGAGCTTTCTTAACAGGTGGGCCCAGGGACATAGGGAGCAGAGCAATAGACTTGGGATCACAAGGGCTATGTCATGCGAACTAGGAGAAGGAAACCATTGTGATTCAACTGTATCACTCTCTATTGCTTTCTTCTTCTGCAATTCATAATTCTTCTACAGAActataaggccatctccaactgaaaatagcccgaaattCGTCTCCAATCGAGGGTTAGGCCAAAAaaaggccaaagggccaaccggcTGGCCCAACCCAGCCAGCCTCAGGTCAAGCTAGATTTTGAATACAACGGCAACTAGctaacgtcagctagccgttatatttgatttttttttacaatttttttttaaaattaaaaattatatattttttttcctatcacttcctaagccattaaacaacattaaataacattaagtcacatgaaacaacattaaacaatattaaacaacattaaataacattaaacaacataaaaattatacaacatataaaaaacatttaacaacatgaaacttaaacaacgtttttaacaacataaaacttaaacgcctactccatacttcttttggcccaaagatgtgcaacaagatcctattgtcggtacttgtttgtggcacggGAACGTATCATCCTATATCACCTCATATActcatttaaagagatattactAGTTCGTGGATTCAAAGGCAAATTGGATCCTCTTGGTCATCATCAggctctccatcaatatacccatctcaCTCATCATCCACAATCATactgtgtaatatgatgcaagacatcatgatggagtccaaattttctcaaCTCCACCCTCTTGCTGGTTCCTTAATGATCTTTCACCATGCTTGTGGAATACCAAAAGCTCTCTCAAAATCTTTCaggtatgcctcttggtgtaaggtaaaccaTTTTTTGGTGTCATTCTCatggtttggaattgcttggacaagtgtcgcccactttgggtacatgtcatctgccaagtaataccccatattgtacGGACGGtcgttgatgtagtagtcaagttgaggtgatTTCCCTTTCGTCAGGTTATTGAAGAGGGGTGAAGGCCCAAGAACTATAAcgtcattttgggatccagggactccaaagaaagcatgtcAGATCTATGTGTCATATGAAGCAACCGCTTCTAACACAacagttggctttctcgaccttccgTTAAAGCCTCATTGTCATCCGGTGAGACAGTTCTTCCAAGTCCAATGCATAcagtctaatgaccctatcatgcccgAAAACTCACGGTCTTCAACTTTGCGAATGAGCTGATCCATATCTTCTTGATTTAGCTCGCAGATATACTCCTCTTTGTAAAGCTGAACAATTGTGTTACAATATTCAGCaagagtatcaaggcatgtagactcagacataccataTGTTTCATCCATCGAATCAGCTAGGGAGCCATAGGCTATCATTCGTAGTGCAACAGTAACCTTCTGATGAGTTGAGAAACCAGGGTGGCTTGCTTTGCCCAGCCTATgtcgaaagtatggattgacTTGCTGAACATCATAAAGTAAACGCTCGAAGACATGACGCATCATCCGAAAACGACGTTTGAAATCTTTTTCTGTGTATAccgagttggggttgaagtagttgttcatcagattggcatACATCATTGCTCTatttcgtggtttgtaagagcgaccaagaacagagccaccccattgaggttgttcctcagttggctgacacaccatgACCATAGCCATGGCTGCCACATATTGTGTGTTGTgccatgcttcatcttcttcatcagactcctcatcttctcgtctcatatgcgcccatttttcttccaattcgaAATTGGATAAGGACCACCTGTtggaatccgaagaggatccaaagttggaattcattgcaaacttgaattgaaagagattgaattcaaaggtgtgtgaattatagcccaatatccaccTTATTTATAGCCCAAAgaaattcaaatccaatggctagctgacgtcagttACTGTTgtatttgaatttatttttttcggccaaatttaaaaaaaatatattgaaaatttctcatttttcctataaatttaagttattgtagtttttaaatttaatttgtagtttttaaatttaagttgttgtagtttttaaatttaaataataagttatgtttggccttatggccctttggccctcggttggataTGGTTTTTTGTCACAAGGTTATGTTTGGTCTATGGTCCTCTGGCCCCTTGATTaaagatggtaagaaatatgtccatgcactgttcattaaaatattaatttcttggagagccaaaaggctaaaacgagccctcttgCCCTTCTTCGGTTGGAGATTGCCTAAATTTACTACTCTAATTCAATAGTGTTATGATAGTTTGAGCCTGCGATCTACTGTGGGCCCCAGCTTTCAACTCTTGGTAGATTTTTTTAGGGTGACAAATTGAACTGGGCAAAATTCATCATGCTTTATGCAATTTGTGCTACTTTTTCATCGATCTATGGTGAAAAGGTGAAATCGGGTGAAATCTTAGGTTCAGTGTTTGAAATTCTGCAAAAGATAATTTTCTCTTGAAGTAATTTGAACTGTTTCTTGTTCAATTTGGGTTCTTTCTTACAAGATTGGTTTCACCTTGATGTTTTTTATTGTTAGTATATCCAAGTTCTTGATTGTGTGAAGGCCAATGCCATTTCTCTAAATCTTGATGATGTTGAATGTTAGCTGATGTTGTGAAAGGCCAAAAGCTATTAGTTTAGTGTTCGATTGAAATTCAAAAGGCCAAACCAGTGATTTCATTGATTAGATTGTAGTCACTAGTGTTTTCTTGTTCGATTGCCTTTTCTGGCTTTTCTTTTTCTAGGTTCTTGAATTTCGATATTTTGAAGTAGATAATGGTTTCTACATTTGTTAAAATTGAAGGGTTGTCGAGTATGTTGACGATTAAACTTGGTGATCATAACTACACTAAGTGACTATTTTAGTTAAGTCTGTATTGAAGGGTTAGAAGCTCTTTGATCATCTAATGATACGACTGTTTGTCCTCCTAAATTTTTGCTTAATTCTAAAACTGGAGTAACTAAAGAGGTTATTGTTGCATATCATTATGTTTGTGAAATAGAGGCTAGTATTCATGGTGGTTTGCTAGTCTATTTTACTGTTAAGGAAAATACTTGAAAACATTTTTCCGCTCTAGTCATTTTACCCAAGCACATCGAAACTGTATAACTAGAATTGGATCGTAATACtaagtagcaaaaacccaatacCTTTTAAGTTCTTATTACTAGCACAATTCAATATTTTTGTGAAATACAGACTAGTATGGCCATGGTGGTGTGCTAGTCTACTTTACTGTTGAGGAAAATACTTGAAAATATTTTTCCCTCGAGTCACTTCACCCAAACACAACGAAAAAGTGTATAACTATTAAATtagaccataatactaagtggcagaAACCCAAtaacttttaagtgcttatTTCTAGCACAGTTGTCAACACAGTTCATTATATTTGTGAAATAGAGACTAGTATGGCCATGGTGGTGTGCTAAtctattttaatgaaaatatttgaaaatatttttccaCTCAAGTCACTTCACCCAAGCACAACGAAAAGTGTACAACTATTGAATTAGACTTTAATACTAAGTGGTAGAAATCCAATACCTTTTAAGTGCTTATTACTAGCACAGTAGTCAGCACTGTCCATTATGTTTATGAAATAGAGACTAGTATGGCCATGGTGGTGTGCTAGTCTACTTTATTGTTgagcaaaatgtttgaaaatatttttccaCTTGAGTCACTTCACCCAGGCACAACGAAAATGTATAACTAAGTAGCAAAAACTCAATACATTTTAAGTTCTTATTACTAGCACAATAGCCAGCGTAGTTCATTATGTTCGTGAAATAGAAACTAGTATGGCCATGGTGGTGTGCTAGTCTATTTTATTGTTGagcaaaatatttgaaaatatttttccaCTTGAGTCACTTCACCCAAGCACAACGAAAATGTATAACTAATTAGCAAAAACTCAATATATTTTAAGTTCTTATTACTAGCACAATAGTCAATGTTGTTCATTATGTTTGTGAAATAGAGACAAGTATTGACACACCTCAACCCGGAATGTCTACTTGGActtcgaatcgagttgtgctggccgacacctgtaaggtgacaaagccataaagtgtagtgatgtggaaaaagtgaataaattaaacctaaaagtgcctaatcaAAAAAATGCGCGGGTGAGCGGGATTGAACCcttttcacacgtgatgtcattGCATAAGACAGTATAGCAAATAGGATGAGGGTTATACCACTGAAGGTAACCATCTCCTGAGATTTGCCAGAATCCTCGTATACGTGTAAACACAGCTACTAAatctggaggggcgaaaaacaaagttgagtgggtcagtaaaacaatgcttatacgaaaacctttattttttaatatactaacccctcgccgtaaaacaagtatagtttccttaaaacatactacgtaagtatgtaATCAAATATAATAGTaatataaccagaaatatgccaagtcatgatatatcaaatgccaaagtaatataatcatgtgataatcaattaTAAGTAGTTTgctcatcatctaagctagcacaCGAGTCGAAACTGCCTAAGGCAATTCTACCCGACAAGACTGAGTGTAATCAAGGCACTCTAGTAATACGATCACACGAAGACTGGTGCAAAAGCATGGTCACGtacaagtcggattgcctaatgcaatctacccgacaggactggcacctaacttggatccaaggcaagcGAATGgtgcggatgtgaacatacatgtaAAGGACTGGTGTAACATCTCATATCGCctaagggagtgatccttaaatgtatattatcatccctacctagcacgaggcctttcgggagctcactagcttcgggttccaccagaactccgaagttaagcgagtagtgcACGAGaccactcccatgatgggtgacccactgggaagttctcgtgtgagttcccagaaacaaaaccgtgagggcgtggtcgaggcccaaagtaGACAAAATCGTGTTAAGGTGGTGGAGCGAGCGTGGGACATAGTGGACCCTGAGCTGAGATGTGACaactggccctggccctgggtagagtactaacaccggggtgcattaagatgagcatgtacaaatatgtatgaatgtcatgacaataatatctcaaccatatagcagcatttatcacattTCATATCACAATATCGAATACTTGGCAATATAAGTGTAAAAGTGAAGTAACTATGCATTTAGGGAAATTATCAATATGTATTGGTATAAaataaactgcccactcacagatacttcgcCACTAACGAGCCACGCAACTTAGCGAAGATGGAAACGCCACTAATAATTTttcctaagcacataaaggtacatttaataaaactatattataacaattgaatttgggaaaacggacgtaAAAAACGGATTCaagacgtcgaattaccctaagaagggtcctaCTTAAATTTCTGAAAAGTGAATATGATGAATATTCCCTGAAGGACAGAATATTCTCAGACGGATGGGATATTCCCTAACGGAATATTTCATCTGGGTTAAGGGTTATTAGGTTAGGTTAGTTTAATAGGTTGGACTTAAGGGTTCTAGGCCTAAAGGCCTAAactaaaagggtttagggtttaaaatGCATGAGCTTAGAGCTCTAAAAGGAAATGGCCTAAAGGCCTTTAAttaaccaaataataaaaaaataaaataaagggttagGTTGGGCTGCCCAGGGTTTTGGGCTTGGCAAGAACGGCCCGAAGGGCCTGAGTTTGGGTTGCTACTCGCCGGAGCTAAATGGAAGGGAAGGCTGGATTCGGCCAAAAAACTGAACAACCTTTAAACAttaataactttgtcaatactcaacgaaattgagtgattcaaaaacgaaagctGTAGTTCtagaagagacgaagagaatagTACCTCGCACCGACATCTAACTCGCTAGGGTTTGGCCTaaaattgcctcgaaagccacGGAGGTCGTCAGAAACTCGCAtgccggccaactcgccgtggtttggccagaaattgcctcgaaagctccggccaaactgtGACTTTTTGAAATTGGGTTGTTTCGAtgtcatttcttcatcaaagtGTTGTAGGAGCTTCGTGGGGTTGTGTAGAAGTCTACCCAAGCTTCAAAATGTCCCAACTCTCTTGAAAACACGTCGAACTCAGTTAGCCTGAGTTCGGACCTTCCGAGTTAACGAGTCAAAACTCATCCAAACTGGGTTTTAAGAACATGGTTGAGTTCGTGAAGATGAGAGGAGTACAATGGGGGTATTTTTAGGTTCGATCTGTGGGGTTTGGGACTCGTTCACTGGGTTGcagagaagagggagagaaggaagagatagaatctttttttttttttttgattggATGCTAAAGTGTAGGAAAGGATGTGATTGGTGAGTGTGAAGTGATAGGAAGAAAAAGCATGGGGGGCGTAGCCCTTCAATCTATAGATTTAATAGCACTACTAACAAATAAGCTGTTGGGAACCATTAAtatgaagagaaaaaaaattgttgaaataATGGGGGAAAGTGCACAGGCATGGGTAGAAAATAGAACTAGGGATAGGGTTTTCAGATTTCCTATAGTAAAAGGAAATCGAAATATATCCATA
This region of Malus domestica chromosome 07, GDT2T_hap1 genomic DNA includes:
- the LOC103410216 gene encoding uncharacterized protein, which translates into the protein MRREDEESDEEDEAWHNTQYVAAMAMVMVCQPTEEQPQWGGSVLGRSYKPRNRAMMYANLMNNYFNPNSVYTEKDFKRRFRMMRHVFERLLYDVQQVNPYFRHRLGKASHPGFSTHQKVTVALRMIAYGSLADSMDETYGMSESTCLDTLAEYCNTIVQLYKEEYICELNQEDMDQLIRKVEDREFSGMIGSLDCMHWTWKNCLTG